A region from the Alkalidesulfovibrio alkalitolerans DSM 16529 genome encodes:
- the nikC gene encoding nickel ABC transporter permease subunit NikC, with amino-acid sequence MSCETPFWRRRMVMAAASLAALVLCAAAFAPFVAPHDPVAVDLTAKLLPPSADHWLGTDHLGRDVFSRLIWGARASLGSVAGIVCLLLAISTLIGCLAGYVGGKVDAALMRLCDVFLTFPTFILAMFLVGILGTGMVNVIIAIAMTHWAWYARIIRSLVLSLRNREYVLAARVAGSSRGRILTRHILPPVAAQLVVLATLDIGHMMLHVSGLSFLGLGVQPPSPEWGVMINDARQYIWDHPRLIILPGLMIFLSVMAFNLLGDALRDRLDPHADKGADA; translated from the coding sequence GTGAGCTGCGAAACACCGTTCTGGCGGCGGCGCATGGTCATGGCCGCCGCCTCCCTGGCCGCCCTGGTCCTTTGCGCGGCCGCGTTCGCGCCATTCGTGGCGCCGCACGATCCCGTGGCCGTGGACCTGACCGCCAAGCTCCTGCCGCCCAGCGCGGACCACTGGCTTGGCACCGACCATCTGGGCCGCGACGTGTTCTCGCGCCTGATCTGGGGGGCGCGCGCCTCGCTCGGCTCGGTGGCGGGCATCGTCTGCCTGCTGCTGGCCATCTCCACGCTCATCGGCTGCCTGGCCGGATACGTGGGCGGCAAGGTGGACGCGGCCCTGATGCGGCTTTGCGACGTCTTCCTGACCTTCCCCACCTTCATCCTGGCCATGTTCCTGGTCGGCATCCTGGGCACGGGCATGGTCAACGTGATCATCGCCATCGCCATGACGCACTGGGCCTGGTACGCGCGCATCATCCGAAGCCTGGTGCTCTCGCTCAGGAACCGCGAATACGTGCTGGCCGCGCGCGTGGCCGGGTCGTCGCGCGGCCGCATCCTCACACGCCACATCCTGCCGCCCGTGGCCGCGCAGCTCGTCGTGCTGGCCACCCTGGACATCGGTCACATGATGCTGCACGTCTCGGGCCTGTCGTTCCTCGGGCTCGGCGTACAGCCGCCAAGCCCGGAATGGGGCGTGATGATCAACGACGCGCGCCAGTACATCTGGGACCACCCGCGCCTGATCATCCTGCCCGGGCTCATGATCTTTCTCTCGGTGATGGCCTTCAACCTGCTCGGCGACGCGCTGCGCGACCGCCTCGACCCCCACGCGGACAAGGGAGCCGACGCATGA
- a CDS encoding ABC transporter ATP-binding protein, with protein sequence MAILELSGVSRRYRQGGWFRKGRDLMAVRGVSLSLTPGCCLGLIGRSGSGKSTLGRLALGLEAPDEGAVLWRGRDVRGLRGADFTDFRRNVQVVFQNVQAAVNPRLPIWKIVAEPLENFDGLTGSAARDAAVSLLSRVGLGEADADRLPHQFSGGMLQRVCIARALAPRPACLVLDEAVSSLDMAVQAQIIDLLDEIRRETNAACLFISHDIRVIRRTCDELLVMEQGRLADRLAKPFEPGPGAHPALAELIAAILPARPNLPARSKVA encoded by the coding sequence ATGGCCATTCTCGAACTTTCCGGCGTCAGCCGCCGCTACCGCCAGGGCGGATGGTTCCGCAAGGGCCGCGACCTGATGGCCGTGCGCGGAGTTTCACTCTCCCTCACGCCGGGCTGCTGCCTGGGGCTCATCGGCCGCAGCGGCTCGGGCAAGAGCACGCTCGGCCGTCTGGCGCTGGGCCTGGAGGCCCCTGACGAGGGCGCGGTGTTGTGGCGCGGCCGCGACGTGCGCGGGCTTCGCGGCGCTGACTTCACGGATTTCCGGCGCAACGTGCAGGTGGTCTTTCAGAACGTGCAGGCCGCGGTCAATCCGCGCCTTCCGATCTGGAAGATCGTGGCCGAGCCGCTGGAGAACTTCGACGGGCTCACGGGCTCGGCCGCGCGCGATGCGGCCGTTTCGCTCCTTTCGCGCGTGGGGCTTGGCGAGGCCGACGCCGACCGCCTGCCGCACCAGTTCAGCGGCGGCATGCTCCAGCGCGTGTGCATCGCCCGCGCCCTGGCCCCGCGCCCGGCCTGCCTCGTGCTCGACGAGGCCGTGAGCAGCCTGGACATGGCCGTGCAGGCGCAGATCATCGACCTGCTCGACGAAATCAGGCGCGAGACCAACGCGGCCTGCCTCTTCATCTCGCACGACATCCGGGTCATCCGCAGGACCTGCGACGAGCTTCTGGTCATGGAGCAGGGCAGGCTGGCCGACCGGCTGGCCAAGCCCTTCGAGCCCGGCCCCGGTGCGCATCCGGCCCTGGCCGAGCTCATCGCCGCGATCCTTCCGGCCCGTCCCAACCTGCCCGCCCGGTCCAAGGTCGCCTGA
- a CDS encoding endonuclease/exonuclease/phosphatase family protein → MIRIATLNMNHRTNAIPVPGSFFDIVMDLSPDVLILTEYVHGRNSHNFACRMNAMGFCFHCSNYVPGQNQVLIASKGEMHIGGMSVQCGDPCDPPNFLHVRTLDMDIFGVRMPIPKNAAKKREYWLHITNKLLNTNGPAILMGDFNMDFWGRQRSAGCQQIHALLANGWQSKNPNPLSEGSYIGSRKNGAGERVSSRLDHFVASSHFRVCSAMYLQDVSGRYIVGDESGSFTDHAILSVELDLNY, encoded by the coding sequence ATGATCCGTATTGCTACTTTGAATATGAACCATAGGACAAACGCTATTCCAGTTCCAGGTTCGTTCTTCGATATTGTTATGGACCTCAGTCCTGATGTTTTAATTCTGACAGAGTATGTCCATGGGCGAAACAGTCATAATTTTGCATGTAGAATGAATGCTATGGGCTTTTGCTTCCACTGCTCCAACTATGTTCCTGGGCAGAATCAAGTATTGATAGCCTCCAAAGGGGAGATGCATATTGGTGGTATGTCAGTTCAGTGTGGAGATCCTTGTGATCCTCCAAATTTCCTTCATGTAAGGACTTTGGATATGGATATTTTTGGCGTTAGGATGCCTATTCCTAAAAACGCAGCTAAAAAGAGAGAATATTGGCTGCATATCACGAACAAATTATTGAATACAAATGGTCCGGCCATCTTGATGGGTGATTTCAACATGGACTTTTGGGGGCGTCAACGAAGCGCAGGGTGCCAGCAGATTCATGCTTTGTTGGCGAATGGTTGGCAATCGAAAAATCCAAATCCATTATCTGAAGGGAGCTATATTGGAAGTAGGAAGAACGGCGCTGGTGAGAGGGTATCCAGTCGTCTAGACCATTTCGTTGCATCAAGCCATTTTCGTGTTTGCTCTGCGATGTATTTGCAAGATGTTTCAGGAAGATATATCGTTGGAGATGAGTCTGGTTCTTTTACAGATCATGCTATCTTGAGCGTGGAGTTGGATCTGAATTATTAG
- a CDS encoding phenylacetate--CoA ligase family protein has translation MYYDPEYERMDRDTLEGVQLERLQSTLNRVARNVPLYRTRFDEMGFEPDDVRTLDDLAKLPFTTKADLRENYPYGLFAVPLREVVRLQASSGTTGKPTVVGYTKNDIARWAGLAARLLVAGGVTRDDLVQVAFHYGLFTGGFGFHYGCEALGASVIPASSGGSKRQVMVMQDYRTTALVCTPSYALHLADVMDETGVNPNALSLRFGLFGAETWSEAMRREIEQRLKLTATDNYGISEVMGPGVAGECLERSGLHLNEDHFLAEIVDPDTGAPLPPGEKGELVLTTLTKEAFPVIRYRTGDLTRFIDGPCPCGRTLRRIDRIIGRTDDMLTVRGINVFPSQVEAILLEVIHGQGGAQPHYQIVIERDESHLDQAQVLVEAEEEAIVSGSIGAQQDLIRKIERRLSSDLGVAFKVRLVEPRSLERSEGKANRVLDKRAK, from the coding sequence ATGTACTACGATCCGGAATACGAACGCATGGACCGGGACACCCTTGAGGGGGTGCAGCTCGAACGCCTGCAATCCACGCTCAACCGCGTGGCGCGCAACGTGCCGCTCTACAGAACGCGCTTCGACGAGATGGGTTTCGAGCCCGACGACGTGCGCACCCTGGACGACCTCGCCAAGCTGCCCTTCACCACCAAGGCCGATCTGCGCGAGAACTATCCCTACGGCCTCTTCGCCGTGCCCCTGCGCGAGGTTGTGCGCCTGCAAGCCTCGTCGGGCACCACGGGCAAGCCCACGGTGGTGGGCTACACCAAGAACGACATCGCCCGCTGGGCCGGGCTCGCGGCGCGGCTGCTCGTGGCCGGCGGCGTGACGCGCGACGACTTGGTGCAGGTGGCCTTCCATTACGGCCTGTTCACGGGCGGCTTTGGGTTCCACTACGGCTGCGAGGCGCTCGGGGCCTCGGTCATCCCGGCCTCGTCCGGCGGCTCCAAGCGCCAGGTCATGGTCATGCAGGACTACCGCACCACGGCGCTGGTCTGCACGCCCTCCTACGCCCTGCACCTGGCCGACGTCATGGACGAGACGGGCGTCAATCCCAACGCCTTGTCGCTTCGCTTCGGGCTTTTCGGAGCCGAGACCTGGTCCGAGGCCATGCGCCGCGAGATCGAGCAGCGCCTGAAGCTGACGGCCACGGACAACTACGGCATCTCCGAGGTCATGGGGCCGGGCGTGGCGGGCGAATGTCTGGAGCGCAGCGGCCTGCACCTGAATGAGGATCATTTCCTGGCCGAGATCGTGGACCCGGACACGGGCGCTCCCCTGCCGCCGGGCGAGAAGGGCGAGCTGGTGCTGACCACCCTGACCAAGGAAGCCTTCCCGGTCATCCGCTACCGCACCGGCGACCTGACCCGGTTCATCGACGGCCCCTGCCCCTGCGGCCGCACCCTGCGCCGCATCGACCGCATCATCGGCCGCACGGACGACATGCTCACCGTGCGCGGCATCAACGTCTTCCCGAGCCAGGTGGAGGCGATCCTGCTTGAGGTCATCCACGGCCAGGGCGGCGCGCAGCCGCACTACCAGATCGTGATCGAGCGCGACGAGTCGCACCTGGATCAGGCGCAGGTGCTGGTGGAGGCCGAGGAGGAGGCCATCGTGTCCGGCTCCATCGGCGCGCAGCAGGATCTCATCCGCAAGATCGAGCGCCGCCTGTCCTCGGACCTCGGCGTGGCGTTCAAGGTTCGGCTGGTGGAGCCCAGGAGCCTTGAACGCTCCGAGGGCAAGGCCAACCGGGTGCTGGACAAGCGCGCGAAATAA
- the nikB gene encoding nickel ABC transporter permease subunit NikB, with the protein MFRYILRRIGMLIPILFLVSVVVFLMLRLAKGDPAMAYLRLSNIPPTTEALEEARYLLGLDLPVWEQYLRWIGKALQGDFGVSWVTGNPVLGEILYYLPATLKLTAAALFLTLALSIPLGVLAALRKDGPIDHVTRAFAFVGVSMPSFWFAYLLIFVFAVTFKLLPPMGMGGVSHIIMPAMALALMSTAINIRFLRANMLENMHARSVLYARARGLSERRVIWGHVFRNSLVPVVTSIGMHLGELIGGAVVVEMVFAWPGVGRYAVMAIYNRDFPILQCFLLVMTSIFVLCNLLVDILYAWIDPRIRLQGDRS; encoded by the coding sequence TCGGGATGCTGATCCCGATCCTCTTCCTGGTCTCGGTGGTGGTCTTCCTGATGCTCCGCCTGGCCAAGGGCGACCCGGCCATGGCCTACCTCAGGCTCTCCAACATCCCGCCCACGACCGAAGCCCTGGAAGAGGCGCGGTACCTGCTGGGCCTGGACCTGCCGGTCTGGGAACAATACCTGCGCTGGATCGGCAAGGCGCTGCAAGGCGACTTCGGCGTCTCCTGGGTCACGGGCAACCCCGTGCTCGGCGAGATCCTCTACTACCTCCCGGCCACGCTCAAGCTCACGGCCGCGGCCCTGTTCCTGACCCTGGCCCTGTCCATCCCCCTGGGCGTGCTCGCGGCCCTGCGCAAGGACGGCCCCATCGACCACGTGACGCGCGCCTTCGCCTTCGTGGGCGTGTCCATGCCCAGCTTCTGGTTCGCCTATCTGCTGATCTTCGTCTTCGCCGTGACCTTCAAGCTCCTGCCGCCCATGGGCATGGGCGGCGTCTCGCACATCATCATGCCCGCCATGGCCCTGGCGCTCATGTCCACGGCCATCAACATCCGCTTCCTGCGCGCCAACATGCTCGAAAACATGCACGCCCGCTCGGTGCTCTACGCCAGGGCGCGCGGCCTGTCCGAACGGCGCGTGATCTGGGGGCACGTCTTTCGCAACTCGCTGGTGCCGGTGGTCACGAGCATCGGCATGCACCTGGGCGAGCTCATCGGCGGGGCAGTGGTCGTGGAGATGGTCTTCGCCTGGCCCGGCGTGGGCCGCTACGCGGTCATGGCCATCTACAACCGCGATTTCCCGATCCTGCAGTGCTTTCTGCTGGTCATGACCTCCATCTTCGTGCTCTGCAACCTGCTCGTGGACATCCTCTACGCCTGGATCGACCCGCGCATACGCCTGCAAGGGGACCGCTCGTGA
- a CDS encoding ABC transporter ATP-binding protein — protein MSAELLRVENVSLATGRNSDQRTLVKGVSFAVREGAVTALIGSSGSGKSLSCLAGLGLLPPGVRRTAGRVALHGRDLDALGEAEHRRMLGREAALIMQNPMTCFDPLHTVASHFRETVRAHEPGKPKPERFAKALSRVGFERPETVLPLFPFEMSGGMLQRVMIALALACGARLLVADEPTTDLDVVAQARILDILDGLRREQGLGILLVTHDLSIVARLAGEVCVMHHGEVVERGPVQAIFDAPRHPVTRELLRAHHDLSGLSPLAETCGV, from the coding sequence ATGAGCGCCGAACTGCTGCGCGTCGAGAACGTCTCGCTGGCCACCGGCCGCAACAGCGACCAACGCACCCTTGTCAAGGGCGTCTCCTTTGCCGTGCGGGAAGGCGCGGTCACGGCCCTGATCGGCTCCAGTGGCTCGGGCAAGTCGCTCTCCTGCCTGGCCGGGCTCGGGCTTTTGCCGCCCGGCGTGCGGCGCACGGCCGGCCGCGTGGCGTTGCACGGCCGCGACCTCGACGCCTTGGGCGAAGCCGAGCACCGGCGGATGCTCGGCCGCGAGGCCGCGCTGATCATGCAAAACCCCATGACCTGCTTCGACCCGCTGCACACCGTCGCAAGCCACTTCCGTGAGACCGTGCGGGCCCACGAGCCAGGGAAGCCAAAGCCGGAGCGCTTCGCCAAGGCCCTTTCCAGGGTCGGCTTCGAACGGCCCGAGACCGTGCTGCCGCTCTTTCCCTTCGAGATGAGCGGCGGCATGCTGCAACGGGTGATGATCGCCCTGGCCCTGGCCTGCGGCGCGCGGCTTCTGGTGGCCGACGAGCCGACCACGGACCTCGACGTGGTTGCGCAGGCGCGCATCCTGGACATTCTGGATGGCCTGCGCCGCGAACAGGGCCTGGGCATCCTGCTCGTGACCCACGACCTGTCCATCGTGGCCCGGCTCGCGGGCGAAGTCTGCGTGATGCACCACGGCGAGGTGGTGGAACGCGGCCCGGTGCAGGCGATTTTCGACGCCCCCCGGCACCCGGTGACGCGCGAACTTTTGCGCGCGCACCACGACCTTTCCGGCCTCTCGCCCCTGGCCGAAACGTGCGGAGTCTGA